A window of Anas acuta chromosome 5, bAnaAcu1.1, whole genome shotgun sequence genomic DNA:
TGAGGCATGTCTGTCAGCACAAGActatattttattgtatttcatgttgaaaatatgaataaaaatgccattttaatgATGAAGTCTAACTTGTAAATTGTTGTAGATATGTTGTTAAGAGGTCATATCTCAAACTGGTAGCTCCgttgttttttgtgttgcttGGTTTACTAGACTACGTGTCCTTTGGGGCTACTGGGAGCATGTTTCACTCACAAAGAAATTGGATGTTACAAAGCAGATTACACAGTGACTTATGGATCAATGCAGAAGGAATGGAGATCTGTGAATTAAACATGGGAGAACGAAAATCAGGCTGGTTTTGCTATCTTACTCCTCTTTGACCTGGGGCAAGTCACAGAAATTTCACTGTACCTcagtttctgcagctgtttAACTGGTCTGAATGCCTCTGAAGGGAAGAGGCAATCACAAGGCTATAAAGTTCTTTGATATTCTCAAGTGGAAGATATTagagaaatgcaaattttagTTATGAAAATACTAGATGTTAAATCATACTGTGAATATGAAGTTGCAGCTGGACACAGGGATACTTACAGTGCTGCCCTGTCCTGTTCTTCTGCACCAGGTTAAGACAGGGGTACTTACGTTTTAAGATgtatttaagagagaaaaaatactttgttaaaATACCTCATGTAATATCTCAGTATCTCCTTTCTTATAATGAACTTTAATGTCTGCTATGCTTttctgctatgaagaaaatcgAATCATTTGCTAATTTGTTTCTGTATGTACAGTGCTGAATGGAAACTATTAGATCTGTCTTCTATTTATATAGAACATACAGTTGCTAGCCCAGACAGCCTTAtctaaatcaaataaaaatgcctttgaTAATACAGGTGGGTATTGATGCATGGTATTTGcaaatcatttaaaacataAGGAAGGCACTAGAATAAGGTGTGAAAGATTTAAACTTTAACAGGTTCTGTAGTGTGGGGGCTAGTAGACACTTAGGGATTTcagcatactttaaaaaaataaaaataaacaatgcaCTTTAGTCTGTAAACCCTTGAAGTCAGCTGATTACACTTGAGTTGAGGGAGAAGTTTCACTGACTCGGAGACCTTGCATCAGCCTGTTAGCACATGAAGAATGTGTTggattattttcccttcccagcTGTAGCAGTTCTGCAACACAATGCACACATCCTCCCCAGCAACAGCCTGCGTTTCTGAGGTGGAAATGCCTGCTGTATATATGAAGTAGCACTGCTAGTGTTATCATCATATTTGTGCAAGGGACTGAGGGGAGAAACGCAAAGCAAGCTTAGTCCTACTGTGTGTGTTCCAAATGTGTGCTGGAAAGATCAACGCCtaggttttgtctttttcattacAGTTTACGTGACCTGGTATCACTAATCTAATCTCATGAGCTTTAATATATTAGAGAAAGCGTTTACCAGCCACTACCTCTCTATAACCCATGGGTACAGTATCTTAGTGCTGACAGGTGCTTATCaatagaaaagcattttttttaagtgtttgtgcaattcttagaaaagaaaaatagcttcttAAATACAGTAGCAAATAAACTAATTTGTGGTAACTGTAGACTTCAGTGATGACCTTCTTGTTCTCGCAGTCtgctctttgctgtttttaagcTATGCATAGAAGATAAGACTTCAAGTGACTTTTAAAGGGCTTTTATAAACACATAATGCAgatttcttcctgaaaacattATATGCAGAACTGTCCTGcaagatttatttcattaactAGGAATTTAGTTACTCAGGAAGGGGAAGTACACTGTAGGAGAAGCAGTAGTGTGTTCTATTCTAATTAAGTATATGGATCAATTTTGTAACACAGCAGTTAAAATCTGCCCTGAAAGTTTTAGAAAGGAAAGTAAttgcaaaattaatatttgtttaCTAAGCAAGCCATATGCTTACAAAATGTGCTTCTGAAATGTCAGTTTCTGAGGAGTCTTGGAAAGTTCCTAAATCTGCTGCAATTATAATTAACGTCCCAGAGGTATTTAAAGGTTAAGACAAGGCAGTCTTCAAATGTATGGGTGAAATGTCTAATGACGTTATCAGGCAATGTTCATTACATTTTCCTCAACttgtaatattttgtttatctcactgtaataaaaatgtagATAAAAGTCTGTATCAAACTTGTTTGGtagttggtttttgtttttgtttttcttcttttcaactTTTAACAGGCTTAATTTactctgtttttctatttttgacctctcttccttcccttttagTTGTTGACTTAGTCACCCCATAGAGTTGGTCATTGTTTTCATGTCCAGTGCCTTTCAAATAGTGAAAAAGGGGGCCTTGTAACCCCATCTATATGGTCTTAACAGATAAACCTCAAATTTCTCCCAGAGTAAGGTAATGAGGGTCGGTCATCCAAAGACTAACAGGTTGCAAGGAAGACTGGATGTTGAATTTCCCCGTGTGCAGCAGCCAGCTCAGAAACAAGGGGAAGTCAATGTGACCTGTTACCACAGTGTTTCTGTAGGTTTGGTGTGAAAGACTTGCACTTAAATGGGCTCCAGCTGTCTGGGGAGCACAGATTCTGAATAGCTTCACTTGGCTCTTCCACAGTCACTAAGAGGAATACTGAAACACGTCTGGATATTGTTAACCACTGTCAGAGAAAACATGAACTATTAGCAGCATGAAGCAAAACGTgacttctaaagaaaaatttctttattcaCGGCCAGCAAGTTTGTTACTGAAAGAAATAGCCTATGCAGAGAGCTATGTGGTATCTTCATTCTGCTGGCTGGCCTTCAGCTGGATATCAGAAGAAATAGTTCTGTGATTATCAGAGAGGCAAATAGAGTAGCTGAAGGTCAAGGTAATACAACGgaatcagaaaataaagcagccaAGTTCTGAAATCCCCAAGCCAAGCACCCAGCTTGCTGTATATGTAGTTATTTGCACAATATGTACATTGTGTCATGTTGTTAAACAAAAGTCAGTTCTTATTTATGTGCCTGGGTTTACAGTGCTTACACAGACAATACCTTTGCCTGGGGGTAGTTTATATCAGCGTGAACTAAATGTGGGTTCTTGCTCTACAGCAGGTTGTCAGCCATACCCTgggtgtgtattttttttcagtaaaggCTTGTGGGACACTGGATTCCAAGCAGTTAGCTTCCTGAAATAAGTTGTCTAAAGATCCAACTTACCTCTAATCCAGTATTTGTTCAGGCCAGGTGAGAACCTGCTTTTATTTGACACTGAATACCTGGGGGCTCACATTTCTCAGCTCCTCTCATTCGCTTTCACGGTTGTTCCCACTGATTTTATAATTCATCTGTAATTCCTACTTCTTGAAACAAGCTGTATGGCAGTTACACCCACAGGAAGAGGCATTTTTAGTCATCTGAGTGCTTGAACCTATTGGGTAATCTGAGCtattttttattagaatttattttcaaacctCAGGCTGACCATAGATGATATTAACACTGCCTATTAATAAATGGTTGTTTTGTCTGATATACAGGCGTATTTTGCTGTCTGTTCACAGGATATAATGCCTGAGAAGTAAAGTCAGCTGAGAATAATATGGTGTAAAGAAACTTGATTCCAGAAAACATCCCAACAGAGCTGGGATAAATCCCTGCCCTACTAGGACAGCACTCAGATGCATCCCTtgtagaaagaggaaaaggtagTAGTCTCTTAGGAACCCATCTTAAGAGAAATTCCAAACCTTTAGGACTCAGTTAAATCTTCTGTCATAAGGACTTTAAGATAAAGGAGGTTTGGAGCTGACATCGTAAAGGTATACATGAAGATTCTAGCTTGCTGAGGCTGTACATGCTTTGAGATAGAGTCAGATTCAGTGCTGGGTCTTTCATTTCACTTCCCTGTAAGGTGACATACTCTGCACCTGTCTGGCCTCTTAAACCTGCTCTTGGATCAGCTGCAAGAGCTGGACAAACTCAGGAGACCAAAATTCTGATAATCATTCAACAGCATGGCTGTGGAAAGGTCTAAATAGCAAGTTGAAGGCTTAGACTTCAGGACAGTTCTGGAACTTTTTACAAGTTTATATATGAAAGAgattgcctttattttttcctagtagcATCTGAAATTTTTAAACTTGTCCTTCTAGTACAAGATCCTTTCTTCCATGTCCAGGGTAGCTGCCAAGTCCTGTCTGCTGCAAAATTGCTGTTAGTGTAATCAGCTCTGTGCTATCAACTGCTAAAAGTGCATGTGGATCACCAGGACATCAAAACTGAGTAAGagaactcatttttaaaaatgattttcctcttcccctccaaaaaaagcacatttccaACAGGTTCTGATTGGGGAACTGATCCAGCCCACTCCAGAGGTCACCACccagggagaaaaatgaagaaagcaaacatcatTGCTCCTGAGCCAGAACCAGCAAATTAAGATTAAAACCAGATTCCATCAAAATgtaactttggaaaaaaaaaaaaaaaaaaaaaaaaaaaagccactacATTTGGCTGCTCCTGATAtgcattttaaagtgaaaaggGTATGCACATCTTACAGTTTTGCAATTCTTTTTTAACTTACCTAGCTGCCCAACACACAGATTTTATGGCAGTCTCTCTTCTGAGGAGCAAAGCTTTCTTGCATCCACCCCAGCCCTCCTTGCAGGACCAGGGCTGGTTTGGAAGCTCTGGCCACCGCCAGGCATGCGGTGCACCCAGCTGCCAGAAGGGGACTGAGGATCTGCGGCTGGGGACTGCGCTGGGAGAAAAACACGTGATTTCCAGAATTGATGCCTGTTTTCGATTCCAATGAGGCCATTAGGGCGATTATGTAAGCAGACTATCTCTGCCACTCACAAAGAAATGCCAGGAAAAAGCAAGGAGATTCATATTTCAGCTGCTACCAAAGGGATGTAATCGCAGAGAGCTTGGGCAGAATTACAGCTGGGAATGAACAGTCCACCAGCTGTGGCTTGAAGCACAAATATGTAAATTGCTCAATGAATGCCTTACAGGCATTACACATGTAAAAAGGACACACCATATAGCGTTAAATCATACACAAACTGCCTTCAAATTCAGTAGTGAAGgttgttttctgtgctggtagaaaacaaaatgaaacctttCCCAAAATCTGTAAGACTTGCAGCTTTTTAGAgcataaatatttgcaaatgtcTCAGCAGCCACagtataaatacattaacaagATAAAAGGGATGTTGTACACAAATGCAAGACTCCCTGATGAGTTTGTAATCctgtaagaagaaaacaaggatGTCAGTCACCCGGCGTTGTGCTGAAATGTCCCTGCTTATGCTGTCCATCAGCggagagcagggctcagcagctgTGCGTATGTTGtgctacaaaaataaaccaacctGAACAAAATACACCTCACAACAGTGCTGCACGAGctactttttgtttgtaaaatgaTCCGTAAATCTCAGTACAGCTTCATACGTGACAAACACCACCATGTTCACAGGAAAGGCCCGAATGCAGTTCAGCCCCAGACCCTTGAAAAGCACTTTCACGCCCTCCTCTCTCACGCTTTGTCTCGCGCAGTGGATGAGGCCCCTGTACTTGTGCTGCCCCGATTCGTCCACTTGCATCCGTGATTTCAGGACGTCCATGGGGGTAGCTAATCCCCAGGCCAGGACTCCAGCAAAGCCACCAGAAAGCAGCACGACCAGGAAACCTGCGGGCAAGAGGGAGGAGCAGTGACCTCCGGCCTTGCACAAGTGTGACTAGAAGTAGCTCAGATTAATTTTCCCCAAACACTTTAACTCTTTCCAAATCTCATGCTACAAGCAATTTTAGGAGCAGGGGAGCAGGCACGGAAGGAGCTGTGAGGCCACACACACTGTATGAATGACTTGGCCTTCCCAGGCCCTGGGCCTGCATCTCCCCTCGTGCCTTGCTGCCATCCCAGCGGGACACGTGGCGGCTCCCCGCAACCAGTGCTCTGAGCCATGgccacagccagccctgctcctgcaggacgATGTgtgagggagctggcagcctcTTAGATAGCCAGACAAGTGCAGgacagaggagctgcagctcaaaAAGCAAGCTGTGCTTCTGGGATAGATgaggaagagggaaagaggatTCTCTCCTCAAGCTGCTGGCAaacacaagctttttttttttttttttttttttttttttttcttttaaccttaTGTTTTCCAGCAGCTAATTTTTGTCCAGCTCTTGCAGCTGTGTGATCTCACGCCGACCACGTGGCCCCTCGGTTTCACAGCATTCATCGCAGGCGCTGGTGCAGGGGCAGCACCACTTTACCACCACACGCACAGGTGTGAAGCAGCTGAGAGCAGTCACACCTGCTTCAGCTGGCTCTGCTTATTTCTTTGTCTCTCGGGAAGATGTTCATTGGGGAATGGCACTTATGTGGTCTTGTCTGAAACTGGCTGGTTGCTTTTTGGACCCAAATCAAGGCTGGAAGACCTCAGACCTGGCCCATCATGagcccttcctgcagcacacCCGCAGCCCAGCAGCCTGAGATCACAATTTCCCTCCTAGTCCGGtacaaaataaatcactttt
This region includes:
- the SLC25A47 gene encoding solute carrier family 25 member 47 isoform X3 produces the protein MAPSEVAKVRMQTQRNPHPSATSAQPNSKPKYRGSLHCLKVIAKEEGFGGLYKGCSALLCRDCSSSAIYFLTYSTLCDWLTPAGKNKPGFLVVLLSGGFAGVLAWGLATPMDVLKSRMQVDESGQHKYRGLIHCARQSVREEGVKVLFKGLGLNCIRAFPVNMVVFVTYEAVLRFTDHFTNKK